A part of Hippea maritima DSM 10411 genomic DNA contains:
- the rpsO gene encoding 30S ribosomal protein S15 has protein sequence MALDKQQKQEIIKRFGTNENDTGSPAVQIALLTARIKYLTDHFKEHPKDFHSRRGLLKLVGRRRKLLKYLRNYNFEEYKKVVTELGLKG, from the coding sequence ATGGCATTAGACAAGCAGCAAAAACAGGAGATAATTAAGAGGTTTGGAACCAACGAGAACGATACGGGTTCTCCTGCCGTTCAGATAGCCCTGCTTACAGCAAGAATAAAGTATCTTACAGACCATTTCAAAGAACATCCAAAGGATTTTCACTCAAGAAGGGGACTGTTGAAGCTCGTTGGTAGAAGAAGAAAACTTTTGAAGTATTTGAGAAATTATAATTTCGAAGAGTACAAGAAGGTTGTTACAGAACTTGGTCTAAAGGGCTAA